In Panthera tigris isolate Pti1 chromosome C1, P.tigris_Pti1_mat1.1, whole genome shotgun sequence, the following proteins share a genomic window:
- the HPDL gene encoding 4-hydroxyphenylpyruvate dioxygenase-like protein: MAASARRLCHIAFHVPAGQPLAQDLQLLFGFQPLAVREADGWRQLALRSGDAVFLVNEGAGPQEPLYGLDPRHAVPSATNLCFDVVDTGAAARALVARGCSVPVPPVSVRDSQGTATYAVVRSPVGNLSLTLLERAGFGGPFLPGFRPVPCATRPGWVSHVDHLTLACTCGSSPTLMRWFHDCLDFRHLPLSPGEDPELGLEVTAGSGPGGLKLTALQTTPGSAAPTLVLAESLPGAASGQDQVEQFLARHRGPGLQHVGLYTPDIIEATERVAVAGGQLLAPPEAYYQQPGKERQILAAGHEPSQLARQGILLDGDEGKFLLQVFTKSLFPEDTFFLELIQRQGATGFGQGNIRALWQSVQEEQASRNQET, encoded by the coding sequence ATGGCCGCGTCCGCCCGTCGTCTGTGCCACATCGCTTTCCACGTGCCCGCGGGGCAGCCCCTTGCCCAAGATCTGCAGCTTCTCTTCGGCTTCCAGCCCCTGGCGGTGCGGGAAGCAGACGGCTGGCGGCAGTTGGCCCTGCGCAGCGGCGACGCGGTCTTTTTGGTGAACGAGGGCGCtgggccccaggagcccctgtatggCCTGGACCCACGTCATGCTGTGCCCAGCGCCACCAACCTGTGTTTCGACGTGGTGGATACGGGCGCTGCCGCCCGGGCGTTGGTTGCGCGGGGCTGCAGCGTGCCGGTGCCCCCTGTTAGCGTGCGGGATTCTCAGGGCACCGCCACCTATGCCGTGGTCAGATCACCTGTGGGCAACCTCAGCCTGACTCTGCTGGAGCGCGCCGGCTTCGGAGGGCCTTTCCTGCCGGGCTTCAGGCCTGTGCCCTGTGCAACCCGCCCAGGCTGGGTCAGCCACGTGGACCACCTGACCCTGGCCTGCACCTGTGGCAGCTCCCCCACATTGATGCGCTGGTTCCACGACTGCCTAGACTTTCGCCACCTGCCACTGAGCCCAGGTGAGGATCCGGAGCTGGGCCTCGAGGTGACAGCAGGATCTGGGCCAGGGGGACTGAAGCTCACCGCCCTGCAGACCACACCAGGCAGCGCTGCCCCCACCCTTGTACTGGCTGAGTCCCTGCCAGGGGCTGCCAGTGGACAGGACCAGGTGGAGCAGTTCCTGGCCCGGCACAGGGGACCAGGACTGCAGCACGTGGGGCTGTACACGCCGGACATAATAGAAGCCACTGAACGGGTAGCAGTGGCGGGGGGCCAGCTCCTGGCTCCTCCTGAGGCATACTACCAGCAGCCGGGCAAGGAAAGGCAAATCCTAGCTGCTGGACATGAGCCTAGCCAGCTAGCCCGACAGGGGATCCTGCTAGATGGCGATGAAGGCAAGTTTCTGCTTCAAGTCTTCACCAAGTCTCTCTTTCCAGAGGACACCTTCTTCCTGGAGCTGATTCAGAGGCAGGGGGCGACAGGCTTTGGCCAGGGCAACATCCGGGCCCTGTGGCAGTCGGTGCAGGAGGAGCAAGCCTCCAGGAACCAAGAAACCTGA